The following is a genomic window from Rutidosis leptorrhynchoides isolate AG116_Rl617_1_P2 chromosome 8, CSIRO_AGI_Rlap_v1, whole genome shotgun sequence.
tgatttcataaactagttcaaaaatttgtaattcaatttaatagactttgtttatcatgtcgaaaccatataaagattaagtttaaatttggtcgaaaattttcgggtcgtcacacacatAATGTCACAGACACTGGTCACAGACTAAATGCACATATATATCACTAATCACAAGACATAACACTGTTTTATCACTATATAACAATATCcgaaaggatagtcccactcacctgaaaACACAAGTACTCAGTGTTCTTATTTTATTGAGCCTTCACCTTTCTGGTTTTCACCTAAGAATTattacatatacacaagttagtcacATCGTTATATCCGCAAATATACAAACGGACAACATAATGGTTACATATAAACACTTAATAAAATTTCGCTGCCAAAACCATTGATCGATTGTCATAGACGGTCTGCCGACGATCACAACTCAATCGGTCGATGGTCCCTCCCCATAGGTCAATCGTCTCAATAAGATCGATTGGTCGAAGAACTTGCACCATCGTTCGATGGTctagtccatcggccgatcgtcagctACCATCAGTCGACTGTAGTTCATCAACAGCAGCAACTGCTAAAGTTACGGGTTTCACACCCAATCTCAATAATCTTGTTCCCAGACTAGGTTTTTGAATCTAAAAATGACCATTCAGCATTCACTACTTAATTTAGGTTGTAAACCTACTAAATTGACACTCAAAACAACACCAAATCTCAAGTTTTGATCCAAAAATACACTTTTGTTAAAACCACACAAAAACTTATTTAGCAAGGGATTTAGATCCTGAAATCCTTGATTGTTTACCTTAAAATGGTCAGTAGAACAAGATGGTATAACTGATTTGAGCTTAGGAACGATTTTGTAATATAGGGTTAAGGATTGAAGAGGAAGAACTAGTCGAGTGTTTTTGGGAAAAATAACTCAAATTGATAAAGTACATATACATTAAGGAGTTAAAATCCACTCCCCACCATACACGTGTATTTTCTAGTTATCTGGAACACAATGTACCATATTTGGAAACCCAAATGATGTCCAAATCACTGAATCTAATTATCTCTGTGACCGTTGTTTCAAAACGAATTTAACCCCACAATTAAATAATCAAGAACACATAATTATTTAATTTACTTAAATAAACACAAGGACCAAATTAGTGAATTACCACTAGGCCCGGGAGGAGGATGTTACACCAATTCAACACTAAAAATTAACTCAAGGGGATGAGGAATTCAAGCTATTATAAGATACTTAATATTTTGTCTcatgaccgatgtgggatgagTACCCAACAATATGAATATCGATATGGATGATTCAAAACATTAGTCAATCAGGTATTAATGACAATTTATCATCTATGGATATATCGATTTATCACCCtaaatacacatatacatataaacaaataTTTACTTAAAAATaagcatatatttaaatatacttatatatgtacAATATAAACTTTTAATAATGTTATCGAAAATATTGTGAAGATACAAGTATGCGAATAATATTAAActcatatattttacatatattacgTATCTTTGTTAAAAATACATTAAGGATTTCATTTAATAATAGGAATAGGAATATTAAAAAAAACTTAACATCTAACGGATATTGATATAAatgaaaatttatattaatatgaatatggatttaaaaaatttaaatgaatatgaatatgagtATGAATATAGGCTTACTCGATTTATATCTAAACCATTGCAATTTCAAGGGCATTTCTTGTAagttattactaatataaaaataaactcACACTCTAATGTATATAATAATCCAAATCCCATGTCCACCCCTTCTCTATATGTACAAAATCTTTGTTCCTCCAATACAAATTCTCTCTCTCCCCCTCATTAAATTAAAATACAAttgaaaaaagaaaaaatataatctACAAAGAAGGAAGCAGTAATCCCCATAAAAAATGGCCATCAATGGCACTGGTGAGCAACCAACACTAGTACCCTTGTTGGATCATTCATCTTCAAATGTCAACTTGGTCTCAAAAACCACACAACATGAACCCGAGCTCTCGTTTCGCCAACGATATTTGATCGAATCCAAGAAACTTTGGCACATAGTTGGCCCTGCCATCTTTAGCCGCATAGCTTCTTATTCCATGTTTGTCATCACTCAAGCTTTCGCTGGCCATCTTGGCGATCTAGAACTTGCTGCTATCTCTATTGCCACTAGTGTCATCGTTGGCTTCGATTTCGGCCTCTTGGTACATAATCTCTTACTCGAACTTAATTACATATATGCATATTATGATTTTGAAGATTAAATATATAGCGACTTCATAAATAGCTATTGAGGTTATGTCACATTTTATTTAATATCATTAAATAGATGGATTTTTCATATTGTTTCTTATTTGAGCATAAGCACAAGCGCTTTAAATAAATTAAACGGATAAACGGAGGATACAATTTTTCTTTGTGAAACTACTTTCAAGTAAACTACCTATTTCCGTGCACAAAAACATAttcaatgtttttttttttctctcttaaaAAGCAAGATCACAATCTTGTTTTTTGTTTTTTATGTTCATAAAAAGTACTCTTAAGTGTTCAGTGTAAACTTTTAAAGTCTAATTGGTTTTTTttatgtaattatttttatttttcttatatgaaaaaattatatgaatgaattaaattttaaatatattttcattcatataactttcattatcattatatattatatactacaaataaagatatttaatgtgaAAGTTAACAAATAAACACTTTGAAAAGTCAATAGTTGAAACTtatagtgggacggagggagtaactaACTTATTTTTCATCTGATATTGATGTAGTTAGGAATGGCGAGTGCTTTAGAGACGTTATGTggacaagcatacggagcgaaaaACTACCGAATGTTAGGAGTCTACTTACAACGCTCATGGATTGTCCTATTCGGTTGTTGTATCCTGCTTCTACCATTATATATCTTCGCTTCGCCAGTTCTAAAACTTCTTGGACAACCACACGATATAGCGGAACTTTCAGGCATAGTGTCGATGAGTTTAATTCCACTTCATTTTAGCCTATGTTTCCAATTTCCGTTACAAAGATTTCTTCAAAGTCAACTTAAAACGTACGTGATAGCATGGGTGTCACTAGGAGCATTAATTTGTCATTCGATAATGAGTTGGCTAGTCGTGTCGAGGTTTCAATTGGGCCTTGTCGGTACTGTTGTTACACTTAATATTTCGTGGTGGTTGATTGTTTTGGGGTTGTTTGTTTACTCGGTTTTTGGTGGTTGTCCGGATAGTTGGGGTGGGTTTACGATGGAAGCATTTTCTGGATTGTGGGCGTTCGTTAAACTATCCGCGGCTTCTGGCGTCATGTTATGGTAATATCTTTTTGTTTATTTACTAAATTAGTATTTGTAGGgccaggttcaaacgagaaccataaaaagggcgagaactgcgaaaactttttaatttaatagtTTGTATGCATTTAAATTCAACAAATTACATGCACATGTTAACTAATGCTCATATCatcaacaaacatatgttcattaccaaaaattacatgttaaattgttaattatatgaaatattcaCATATAtcacaaacaaatatgcacatgtgaacgataaactatatatttgataatataggtaaaatataagttttttcaaattattatatgttcATTTTTACTCTCCATCAATATTTATGGGTAATTCAATCTactcacatgtgaaaatctttgtaaattaaaagttctcgcagttctcgttcTTTTTGTAGTTCTCTTTTGAACTTTTGACAGTATTTGTATATAAAAGTTCAACTTaagatggtttttttttttttttttttttttttttcatgaattataggAATATATATAGTACAATGTTTCTTCTTTTTTGATATGCAAAGTGTTTTTATTGCAACGAAATAGTGggtcctttttttttctttttcctttttcctaATATTCTGATAAATAGaagactattatcattattatattattatgaattatgaattatgaattatgaattatgaatattaattaatttaaatttttgAATCAATTCTTTCTTATAAAAGCTTTTGGGTACGTTGCATATGTTGTCTGGATGAAAAGTGTGTCTACTATTAGCCACTTATTTTAAAGGTTAAATAAAGGTTAACgt
Proteins encoded in this region:
- the LOC139861840 gene encoding protein DETOXIFICATION 27-like codes for the protein MAINGTGEQPTLVPLLDHSSSNVNLVSKTTQHEPELSFRQRYLIESKKLWHIVGPAIFSRIASYSMFVITQAFAGHLGDLELAAISIATSVIVGFDFGLLLGMASALETLCGQAYGAKNYRMLGVYLQRSWIVLFGCCILLLPLYIFASPVLKLLGQPHDIAELSGIVSMSLIPLHFSLCFQFPLQRFLQSQLKTYVIAWVSLGALICHSIMSWLVVSRFQLGLVGTVVTLNISWWLIVLGLFVYSVFGGCPDSWGGFTMEAFSGLWAFVKLSAASGVMLCLENWYYRILIVMTGNLENAKIAVDALSICMSINGFELMIPLGFFAGTGVRVANELGAGNGKGAKFATFVAVTTSTVIGLVFWLLIMLFHNELALIFTNSEPVLDAVSKLSLLLAFTILLNSVQPVLSGVAVGSGWQSYVAYINLGCYYLIGVPMGLAMGWLFHLGVMGIWAGMIFGGTAFQTVVLAIITSRCDWEKEAQRASTHVKKWAVVH